In Afipia sp. GAS231, a single window of DNA contains:
- a CDS encoding AI-2E family transporter, whose amino-acid sequence MPSDRPKSQPRDRQSTNAPEGTPLPDSKAETPPVIRRAEVVAFALVALLMICVLAVLYVAKAFFLPITMAFIIGTMLSPAASLMERWRIPRAVAAVLIVIAVGATVTFMLGLIASPVMEWSNHLPELGARLKEKAQLFDRPLALWRDLQIMLGGSDTLATFQMPKFEWVQPTLEFLSPTFTEFLLFIPTLILFIASWRELRRAMIMNFSDDRPVRLRTLRILNEIEEHLGNYLLMVTMINVGVGILTGIICVATGMPNPAGLGAMAATLNYIPIIGPIATFAILVVVGLVTFPTLGSGLLAAAAFAALTFLEGHFVTPTIIGRRLALNALAVFLALAFWTWLWGPMGAFLSSPLLIVALIVKDHLTPVNSPQLPQD is encoded by the coding sequence TTGCCCAGCGACCGTCCAAAATCCCAACCCAGGGATCGACAGTCCACCAACGCGCCGGAAGGCACGCCCCTGCCCGACAGCAAGGCCGAGACGCCCCCGGTGATCCGCCGCGCCGAGGTGGTCGCGTTCGCGCTGGTGGCGCTCCTGATGATCTGCGTCCTTGCGGTGCTCTATGTGGCGAAGGCGTTCTTTCTGCCGATCACGATGGCCTTCATTATCGGCACCATGCTGTCGCCGGCCGCGAGCCTGATGGAGCGCTGGCGGATTCCGCGTGCCGTCGCCGCCGTCCTGATCGTGATCGCGGTCGGCGCCACCGTCACCTTCATGCTCGGGCTGATCGCCTCGCCGGTGATGGAGTGGAGCAACCACCTTCCCGAGCTTGGCGCGCGGCTGAAGGAAAAGGCGCAGCTGTTCGACCGGCCGCTGGCGTTGTGGCGGGACCTGCAAATCATGCTCGGCGGGTCCGATACGCTGGCGACGTTCCAGATGCCCAAATTCGAATGGGTGCAGCCGACGCTGGAATTCCTGTCGCCGACCTTCACCGAATTCCTGCTGTTCATCCCGACCCTGATCCTGTTCATTGCCAGCTGGCGCGAGCTGCGCCGCGCCATGATCATGAATTTCAGCGACGACCGGCCGGTGCGATTGCGCACGCTTCGGATTCTCAACGAAATCGAGGAGCATCTCGGCAACTACCTGTTGATGGTGACGATGATCAATGTCGGCGTCGGCATCCTTACCGGAATCATCTGCGTGGCGACGGGAATGCCCAATCCGGCCGGCCTGGGCGCGATGGCCGCAACGCTGAACTACATTCCGATCATCGGCCCGATCGCAACGTTTGCGATCCTGGTCGTGGTCGGCCTCGTCACCTTTCCGACCCTCGGTAGCGGTTTGCTGGCAGCCGCGGCCTTTGCCGCGCTGACCTTCCTCGAAGGCCATTTCGTCACGCCGACGATCATCGGCCGCAGGCTGGCGCTGAATGCGCTGGCGGTCTTCCTGGCGCTGGCGTTCTGGACCTGGCTGTGGGGTCCGATGGGCGCGTTCCTGTCGTCGCCGCTTCTGATCGTGGCGTTGATCGTCAAGGACCATTTGACGCCGGTCAATTCGCCGCAGTTGCCGCAGGATTAG
- a CDS encoding YqjD family protein, with the protein MSHTDGEIGLKNMTDNYERLEKDVTAVKNGIAALTDQITDALNSFAGTATKQARRGYKQARASAESTMDDMSERGSAMMDAAHDAASSIEETLEEVITQRPLATVGLAIGLGFLIGATWRR; encoded by the coding sequence ATATCGCACACCGATGGCGAGATTGGATTGAAAAACATGACCGACAACTATGAACGTCTGGAAAAGGATGTAACCGCCGTGAAAAACGGTATCGCAGCCCTGACCGACCAGATCACCGACGCGCTCAACAGCTTTGCCGGCACCGCCACCAAGCAGGCGCGGCGCGGCTACAAGCAGGCCCGCGCCAGTGCGGAATCGACCATGGACGACATGTCGGAGCGCGGCAGCGCCATGATGGATGCGGCGCATGACGCCGCCTCGTCGATCGAGGAGACGCTGGAGGAGGTCATCACGCAGCGCCCGCTGGCGACGGTGGGACTTGCGATCGGCCTCGGCTTCCTGATCGGCGCGACGTGGCGCCGGTAA
- a CDS encoding DUF2865 domain-containing protein produces MRMRYGKPALGAVALLCASALAPAAQAQDFFSALFGAMGRRAPQPYISLPFANDDGSIPAPRGEMRPRYAGGGQAFCVRTCDGRYFPIAASDNASRAASCNSFCPASETKVVYGSNIDGAATDNGKPYSELPNAFRYRTEIVAGCTCNGKDQIGLAPVKIENDPTLRKGDIVAGENGLVVAGRSADKRGAALNFSPASERVRAKYERAPVVAAE; encoded by the coding sequence ATGCGCATGCGATATGGAAAACCAGCGTTGGGAGCGGTGGCGCTGCTGTGCGCCTCCGCGCTGGCACCGGCAGCCCAGGCCCAGGATTTCTTCTCGGCGCTGTTCGGTGCCATGGGGCGGCGGGCGCCCCAGCCCTATATCTCGTTGCCGTTTGCCAATGACGATGGTTCGATCCCGGCGCCGCGGGGCGAGATGCGACCGCGTTACGCCGGCGGCGGCCAGGCGTTCTGCGTGCGCACCTGCGACGGCCGCTATTTCCCGATTGCCGCGTCCGACAATGCAAGTCGTGCGGCGTCCTGCAACAGTTTCTGTCCGGCCAGCGAGACCAAGGTGGTCTATGGCAGCAACATCGACGGTGCGGCAACGGATAACGGAAAACCCTATTCGGAGCTGCCGAACGCGTTTCGCTATCGCACCGAGATCGTGGCGGGATGCACCTGCAACGGCAAGGACCAGATCGGCCTGGCCCCGGTCAAGATCGAGAACGACCCGACCTTGCGCAAGGGTGACATCGTCGCCGGTGAAAACGGCCTCGTGGTCGCCGGCCGCAGCGCCGACAAACGCGGCGCCGCGCTGAATTTCTCGCCCGCCTCGGAGCGCGTGCGCGCCAAGTACGAGCGTGCGCCGGTGGTGGCGGCGGAGTGA
- a CDS encoding L,D-transpeptidase, which produces MTQYFAASRRYPSRAANALVFASALMLAPLALSTSAGAQTLGYASAQPESFPTDEVMTPDEGAVPERLRRQVVAFNTAEAPGTVIIDTGNTALYYVLGQGRAVRYGVGVGREGFTWSGVQTISRKAEWPDWHPPAEMIARQPYLPRFMAGGPGNPLGARAMYLGSSEYRIHGTNDPSTIGKFVSSGCIRLTNEDVSDLFSRVDVGTRVVVLPKNASTNAPIMARGGDSETTITVRPAATHPRPAATTRPSGRQAMNLSPQVH; this is translated from the coding sequence ATGACACAGTATTTCGCCGCAAGCCGCCGATATCCATCGCGCGCCGCCAACGCGCTCGTCTTCGCCAGCGCCCTGATGCTGGCGCCGCTCGCGCTCTCGACCTCGGCAGGCGCACAGACGCTCGGCTATGCCTCGGCCCAGCCGGAGAGCTTTCCGACCGATGAAGTGATGACGCCCGACGAGGGTGCGGTGCCGGAACGGCTGCGCCGCCAGGTAGTCGCGTTCAACACCGCGGAAGCGCCCGGCACCGTCATCATCGATACCGGCAACACCGCGCTCTATTACGTGCTCGGCCAGGGCAGGGCTGTTCGTTATGGAGTCGGCGTCGGTCGCGAAGGCTTCACCTGGTCCGGCGTACAGACCATCTCGCGCAAGGCGGAGTGGCCGGACTGGCATCCGCCGGCCGAGATGATCGCGCGCCAGCCCTATCTGCCGCGCTTCATGGCCGGTGGCCCCGGCAATCCGCTCGGCGCGCGGGCGATGTATCTCGGCTCCAGCGAGTACCGCATTCACGGCACCAACGATCCCTCCACGATCGGCAAGTTCGTCTCGAGTGGCTGCATCCGGCTGACCAATGAGGATGTCAGCGACCTGTTCAGCCGTGTCGATGTCGGGACCAGGGTCGTGGTGCTGCCCAAAAATGCTTCGACCAATGCGCCGATCATGGCGCGTGGCGGGGATAGCGAAACCACGATCACGGTTCGTCCGGCCGCAACGCATCCGCGTCCGGCCGCGACCACGCGGCCGTCGGGCCGGCAGGCGATGAATTTGAGCCCGCAGGTCCACTGA
- a CDS encoding methyl-accepting chemotaxis protein, whose product MLNRLTVSTLLKTVILTTSFCVVVGFSLNAWDSWGRLQQAGRISVITDASANMFKAMHNLRTDRSTTNRLLNSDGPMDGEIEKYLRNIRDTQMPAMSSALTLLPSIEFTQAQTLVPEFDRLFKKLSAQHKEFWDEMSKPKASRRPTLGKEYMETATTLLETLDKLSAALAAVVNHQDPVIDQLLAIKQIAWLLRNTAGEASLMVSNGLSAGKVTPETHQKYIKFVGGTEIAWNALELTASGMQLPPALAAAMAETKKAYFEPDYLALRDRLLTTLMADGKPELTANAWTPITVGRLGSAVRVAEGALDAAHVHTVMQYSSAMRSLVLQLSLLAAALALTFGAMTMVTRRVIKPLHNMRDAMLKVAAGDLAVDTGYTARQDEIGALAGALETFKQQATDKVRIEAQEREHNAAAMGRQKAIENYVGEFESVVRQTLNQLGDASGQMRSTSTGLSTVSRQTNARVEVAEKASGEASTSVESVAAAAEELSASINDISQQAAHAAGIASRAVSHARETDSTVQGLAKSAARIGEVVGLINTIAAQTNLLALNATIEAARAGEAGRGFAVVASEVKSLASQTAKATDEISEQISDIQKVAGEAIDAIKRIGGIIGEVNEVATAIAAAVQEQGAATQEITRSTQYAAQGTKNVSDNIVGVKADADAAAAAADDVKSASETLETQSQQLGHQVTDFLGKIRAA is encoded by the coding sequence ATGTTGAATCGCCTGACCGTATCCACGCTGCTGAAGACCGTCATCCTCACCACCTCCTTCTGCGTGGTGGTCGGATTTTCGCTCAACGCCTGGGACTCCTGGGGGCGCCTGCAGCAGGCCGGCCGCATCTCGGTCATCACCGATGCTTCCGCCAACATGTTCAAGGCGATGCACAATCTGCGCACCGACCGCTCCACCACCAACCGGTTGTTGAATTCCGACGGGCCGATGGACGGCGAGATCGAGAAGTACCTGCGCAACATCCGCGATACGCAAATGCCTGCCATGAGCAGCGCGCTGACGCTGCTCCCGTCCATTGAATTCACCCAAGCCCAGACGCTGGTGCCCGAGTTCGATCGTCTGTTCAAGAAGCTGAGTGCACAGCACAAGGAATTCTGGGACGAAATGAGCAAGCCGAAGGCTTCTCGCCGTCCGACCCTTGGCAAGGAATACATGGAGACGGCGACCACGTTGCTGGAGACCCTCGACAAATTGTCTGCAGCCCTTGCCGCCGTGGTCAACCATCAGGACCCGGTGATCGACCAGTTGCTGGCGATCAAACAGATCGCCTGGCTGCTGCGTAATACCGCTGGCGAGGCATCTCTGATGGTTTCCAACGGGCTCAGCGCCGGAAAGGTGACGCCGGAAACGCACCAGAAATATATCAAGTTTGTCGGCGGCACCGAGATCGCATGGAACGCGCTGGAACTGACGGCCTCGGGCATGCAGTTGCCGCCGGCGCTCGCCGCCGCGATGGCCGAGACCAAGAAAGCCTATTTCGAACCGGACTATCTCGCTCTGCGCGATCGCCTGCTGACCACACTGATGGCCGACGGCAAGCCCGAATTGACCGCGAACGCGTGGACCCCGATCACGGTCGGACGCCTCGGCAGTGCGGTCAGGGTCGCCGAAGGCGCGCTTGATGCGGCCCACGTGCACACCGTGATGCAGTATTCCAGCGCCATGCGCTCGCTGGTGCTGCAGCTCTCGCTGCTGGCCGCGGCCCTCGCTCTGACGTTTGGCGCGATGACGATGGTGACCCGCCGCGTCATCAAGCCGCTGCACAACATGCGCGACGCGATGCTGAAGGTGGCCGCCGGCGATCTCGCGGTCGACACCGGTTACACCGCGCGCCAGGACGAAATCGGCGCGCTGGCCGGCGCCCTGGAAACCTTCAAGCAGCAGGCGACGGACAAGGTCCGGATCGAAGCGCAGGAGCGCGAGCACAACGCCGCCGCCATGGGCCGCCAGAAGGCGATCGAAAACTACGTCGGCGAGTTCGAGAGCGTGGTGCGCCAGACGCTGAACCAGCTCGGCGACGCGTCGGGGCAGATGCGGTCCACCTCCACCGGCCTGTCGACGGTTTCCCGCCAGACCAACGCCCGCGTCGAGGTCGCCGAAAAGGCGTCCGGCGAAGCCTCGACCAGCGTCGAGAGCGTCGCGGCTGCCGCGGAGGAACTCTCTGCCTCGATCAACGACATCTCGCAGCAGGCAGCCCATGCGGCCGGCATTGCCAGCCGCGCGGTCAGCCACGCCCGCGAAACCGACAGCACCGTTCAGGGCCTTGCCAAATCTGCCGCCCGGATCGGTGAAGTCGTCGGCCTGATCAACACCATCGCGGCCCAGACCAACCTGCTGGCGCTGAACGCCACCATCGAAGCCGCCCGCGCCGGTGAAGCCGGACGAGGATTCGCGGTGGTCGCTTCCGAGGTCAAATCGCTGGCAAGCCAGACCGCCAAGGCGACGGACGAAATTTCCGAGCAGATCTCCGACATCCAGAAGGTCGCCGGCGAAGCGATCGACGCCATCAAGCGCATCGGCGGCATCATCGGCGAGGTCAACGAGGTCGCGACCGCGATCGCCGCCGCCGTCCAGGAACAGGGCGCCGCGACCCAGGAGATCACGCGCAGCACGCAATATGCGGCGCAGGGCACCAAGAACGTCTCCGACAACATCGTCGGCGTGAAGGCCGACGCCGATGCGGCGGCCGCCGCGGCCGACGACGTCAAGAGCGCCTCCGAAACGCTGGAGACGCAGAGTCAGCAACTCGGCCATCAGGTGACGGATTTCCTCGGGAAGATTCGGGCGGCGTGA